A window from Citrus sinensis cultivar Valencia sweet orange chromosome 5, DVS_A1.0, whole genome shotgun sequence encodes these proteins:
- the LOC102627747 gene encoding WAT1-related protein At1g25270-like: protein MLRWGQIRNLIHGLKPALMMVVVQVAFAGVNIFYKLAANDGMSLRVIIAYRLIFATVLMFPLALILERNCRSKLNWKILFLGFLSGLFGGSLSQNLFVESLVLTSATFASAMFNLIPAVTFVLATSIGLEKLGIRTRAGKAKLLGTLIGISGAMLLTLYKGVEIKIWSTHVDLLHHAGGGGHVASVPLQSSDTGKRLLGSLLALGSCFSYALWLIIQAKLSEEYPCQYSSTALMCVMGAIQAVAFALCMEKNWDQWKLGWNIRLVTVAYSGIVASGFMVTLISWCVRVKGPLFASVFSPMMLVVVALAASLILDEMLHLGSVLGATLIVCGLYAVLWGKGKEMKNVKQLAPDAKTSKDSEPIKIVIGSPIDDSRHREEDHIFPKENKRNSKGDRD, encoded by the exons ATGTTGCGGTGGGGGCAGATACGTAATTTAATACATGGACTGAAGCCAGCGttgatgatggtggtggtCCAAGTCGCATTTGCTGGGGTTAATATCTTCTATAAATTAGCGGCTAATGATGGAATGAGCTTGAGAGTTATCATTGCCTATAGATTAATTTTCGCCACAGTTCTTATGTTTCCTCTCGCACTCATTCTTGAAAG aAATTGCAGATCAAAACTGAATTGGAAGATACTCTTCCTAGGTTTTCTCTCTGGGTTGTTTGG GGGATCCTTAAGTCAGAATTTGTTCGTAGAGAGCTTGGTCTTAACTAGTGCAACATTTGCTAGTGCTATGTTTAATCTCATCCCAGCCGTCACTTTTGTTTTGGCTACTTCTATTGG ATTAGAGAAACTTGGTATAAGGACAAGGGCTGGGAAGGCAAAATTGTTGGGTACGTTAATCGGAATTAGCGGGGCAATGCTACTCACTCTTTACAAAGGTGTTGAGATTAAAATCTGGTCAACTCATGTTGATCTTCTTCACCACGCCGGAGGCGGCGGCCACGTGGCATCAGTGCCGTTGCAATCTTCTGATACCGGTAAACGCCTCTTGGGCTCGTTACTGGCTCTGGGTAGTTGCTTCTCTTATGCTTTGTGGTTGATCATCCAG GCTAAATTGAGCGAAGAGTATCCATGCCAATATTCGAGCACAGCTTTGATGTGTGTGATGGGAGCAATTCAAGCTGTTGCGTTTGCCCTTTGCATGGAAAAAAATTGGGATCAATGGAAATTGGGCTGGAATATTAGACTTGTTACCGTTGCATATTCG GGAATAGTTGCTTCAGGTTTTATGGTGACACTTATATCATGGTGTGTGCGCGTGAAAGGCCCTCTATTTGCTTCTGTTTTTAGTCCTATGATGCTTGTGGTTGTGGCCTTGGCTGCATCTTTAATTCTCGATGAGATGCTACACTTGGGAag TGTATTAGGAGCAACATTGATCGTGTGCGGGCTATACGCTGTTTTATGGGGTAAAGGAAAGGAAATGAAGAATGTAAAGCAGCTAGCGCCAGATGCTAAAACCTCTAAAGACTCTGaaccaataaaaattgttattgGTTCACCAATTGATGATAGTCGTCATAGAGAAGAAGACCATATATTTCCAAAGGAAAATAAACGAAATAGTAAAGGAGATCGAGATTAA
- the LOC102627439 gene encoding uncharacterized protein LOC102627439 has product MNLHPLYYIHLLPMGFSNTMLSTFKKLGCINQPRVEETSTLPTDQSEEMKAVDGADHEIKETEEEKEDNSKQQTTEVLSEPKGEEDPKTEAFADPSEPKDEEQTNDQEHKTETAAEEDSKE; this is encoded by the exons ATGAATCTTCATCCTCTTTATTACATCCATCTACTACCAATGGGTTTCTCAAATACTATGTTATCAACCTTTAAAAAACTGGGTTGTATCAATCAGCCGCGAGTGGAGGAGACCTCGACTTTGCCGACGGATCAGAGCGAGGAGATGAAGGCTGTTGATGGCGCTGATCATGAAATTAAAGag ACTGAGGAAGAAAAGGAAGACAACTCAAAGCAGCAAACCACGGAAGTTTTATCGGAGCCAAAAGGGGAGGAGGATCCCAAGACTGAGGCATTTGCAGATCCTTCCGAGCCAAAAGACGAAGAGCAAACTAATGATCAAGAACATAAGACAGAGACAGCGGCAGAGGAGGATTCCAAAGAGTGA